Proteins from a genomic interval of Leishmania braziliensis MHOM/BR/75/M2904 complete genome, chromosome 24:
- a CDS encoding putative pyruvate dehydrogenase (lipoamide) kinase: MLRRGVCRSIPLLGPTFTELVERLDSFEKEFIEWKAFRKAVESTSPKVTEAAKQIMAESMKEVKTTKVNLDNPLTPEEFTELNQFYAKQKMKDIVFENLLYINTPNDLMQHAETVFRQYLVRIARRVRHLSHAPYGLSQMPGIQKLKKWYQWSFHDVRSTPVPTCRDGCYRCDRMVRRVFLRHYNVSSLITDGMIEFAKREGWVNVDEEVIRTYDELQHFFEDFCLGRVRLRFLVGNYMYLSTKILGVSREESAVNDPEGLTVPIFLDHNPEDFVGQICKKCSLLVLTKCAIKVAQATYDAEIELKVAGVPDLVFVGVPCITYDIICAMLEDAVCANINRQERTGKPCTKIEVTLAQWPTSKRFVLRVSDTAGGMTLRQASMQLSCWSLYGNIQSHNQDSISTWTSSPIRLPYAYNAARVIGGNITLASIEGYGTDRQLYLPSTGLAGVSL; encoded by the coding sequence ATGCTTCGTCGAGGCGTTTGCCGGAGTATCCCACTCTTGGGACCCACGTTTACCGAGCTCGTGGAGCGTCTGGACTCGTTTGAAAAGGAGTTTATTGAATGGAAGGCGTTTCGCAAAGCGGTGGAGTCAACGTCGCCGAAAGTAACTGAGGCGGCGAAACAGATTATGGCGGAGAGTATGAAGGAGGTAAAAACGACTAAGGTGAACTTGGATAACCCGTTGACGCCTGAGGAGTTCACGGAGTTGAATCAGTTCTATGCCAAGCAGAAGATGAAGGATATAGTTTTCGAGAACTTACTGTACATCAACACTCCGAATGATCTGATGCAGCATGCGGAGACTGTTTTTCGACAGTACCTTGTGCGCATTGCCCGTCGGGTGCGACACTTGAGCCATGCACCGTATGGCCTCTCACAAATGCCGGGAATTCAAAAGCTGAAGAAGTGGTACCAGTGGAGTTTTCATGATGTCCGCAGCACTCCAGTGCCGACGTGCCGGGACGGGTGCTATCGGTGCGACCGCATGGTGCGGCGCGTTTTTCTGCGACACTACAATGTCAGCTCACTCATTACCGATGGAATGATCGAGTTTGCTAAGCGCGAGGGGTGGGTAAATGTAGACGAAGAAGTGATACGCACATATGATGAGCTGCAGCACTTCTTCGAAGATTTTTGCCTGGGTCGCGTCCGTCTTCGCTTTTTGGTCGGCAATTACATGTATCTTTCGACAAAAATTCTGGGTGTATCACGAGAGGAAAGCGCTGTGAATGATCCTGAGGGGCTCACAGTTCCTATCTTCTTGGACCACAATCCGGAGGATTTTGTAGGGCAGATCTGCAAGAAATGCTCGCTGTTGGTGCTCACAAAGTGCGCAATCAAGGTAGCCCAGGCAACCTACGATGCGGAGATTGAGCTGAAGGTGGCTGGCGTCCCTGATTTGGTGTTTGTTGGGGTGCCATGTATCACATACGACATTATTTGTGCAATGCTGGAGGATGCTGTCTGTGCAAATATAAATCGCCAGGAGCGGACAGGCAAACCGTGCACAAAAATTGAAGTCACGCTTGCGCAGTGGCCGACAAGCAAGCGTTTTGTACTGCGTGTATCTGACACGGCGGGTGGAATGACATTGCGCCAGGCTTCGATGCAGCTGTCCTGCTGGTCTCTCTACGGAAATATCCAGAGCCATAATCAGGATTCGATCTCGACGTGGACCTCGAGTCCGATTCGGCTACCTTATGCGTACAACGCCGCACGCGTTATTGGTGGGAACATCACACTGGCATCCATTGAAGGCTACGGGACTGATCGGCAGCTATACCTACCGTCTACCGGGCTTGCTGGTGTGTCGCTGTGA
- a CDS encoding putative clathrin coat assembly protein, giving the protein MNNTDAKQSAGYFKEKATIGLSTFSGNDVVKAVLKSTSHLLKAPKEKYLQKLVAASYGHYGFEMKEGLPMNEFIVRQLEKRSHTHNWIVVLKTMISFHRLLCEASDSMVETICCYKSVFKRSRIKNLADSADGAGQAFFITQYMAYLEERCVMQSALGRGRRIEIPEFEEFLKTLNVELLEPVFEILLRLLEAVPVVEFREAVVNNFCTMEAYQLLVRDGKRLFQHLAKRVIFVLDGFEEFSLPEKRRWLDLYRRYASAFASIKQYFDSILCSSRVFVEPVPQLKPLPVSLLARLEGNIRASEMTKDEPCTLESLGIRCGEDVRVDTNEEKILPPLASEPAVAEQPDAVAARTPGAPSFSLDDLFVSKQEPSKPMQPASIPVSWPSSAPPATSLQCGAEQCQVNTFAPGNWSTGAPQNWETGVPTTFQVSVAQQQPFFSGGVPFAGENASEGAAQLASKPTPLPAPSKKPVDPFKELYDRSHLDLN; this is encoded by the coding sequence ATGAACAACACAGATGCAAAGCAGAGCGCGGGATACTTTAAGGAAAAGGCGACGATTGGACTGAGTACTTTTAGTGGTAATGACGTCGTCAAGGCCGTTTTGAAGAGTACCAGCCACCTGCTGAAAGCACCGAAAGAGAAATATCTGCAGAAGTTGGTGGCGGCCTCGTATGGACATTACGGATTTGAGATGAAGGAGGGTCTACCGATGAACGAGTTTATTGTCCGCCAGCTAGAGAAGCGATCCCACACTCACAACTGGATTGTCGTACTCAAGACGATGATCTCTTTTCATCGTCTGCTGTGTGAAGCTTCGGACAGTATGGTGGAAACGATCTGCTGTTACAAGAGTGTGTTTAAGCGCTCGCGCATAAAAAATCTGGCGGACAGCGCTGACGGGGCCGGACAGGCGTTTTTTATTACGCAGTACATGGCTTATCTGGAGGAGCGCTGCGTTATGCAGAGTGCTCTTGGAAGGGGCCGGCGCATTGAGATTCCTGAGTTTGAGGAGTTTCTGAAGACGCTGAATGTCGAGTTGCTGGAGCCAGTCTTTGAGATTCTGCTTCGACTTTTGGAGGCAGTGCCAGTGGTCGAGTTCcgcgaggcggtggtgaaCAACTTTTGCACAATGGAGGCGTATCAACTCCTTGTGCGTGATGGCAAACGGCTTTTTCAGCACTTGGCGAAGCGCGTGATCTTTGTGCTCGATGGTTTCGAGGAGTTTTCGCTGCCGGAGAAGCGGCGCTGGTTGGACCTCTATCGTAGATATGCCAGCGCTTTTGCGTCGATCAAGCAGTACTTTGACTCTATTTTGTGCTCCTCGCGCGTTTTTGTGGAACCAGTGCCGCAGTTAAAACCGCTCCCGGTGTCACTGCTGGCTCGATTGGAGGGCAACATACGCGCCAGTGAAATGACAAAAGATGAACCATGCACACTGGAGAGCCTGGGTATCCGCTGCGGCGAAGATGTGCGCGTTGATACGAATGAGGAGAAAATTCTACCACCGCTCGCGTCAGAGCCAGCTGTAGCGGAGCAGCCGGACGCTGTTGCCGCTCGCACGCCGGGTGCACCTTCTTTTTCACTGGACGACCTTTTCGTGTCGAAGCAGGAGCCATCGAAGCCCATGCAGCCTGCTTCCATCCCTGTCTCTTGGCCTTCCTCTGCACCTCCGGCCACATCATTGCAGTGTGGCGCCGAGCAATGTCAGGTGAATACTTTTGCTCCGGGTAATTGGTCCACTGGTGCACCGCAGAACTGGGAAACTGGCGTTCCTACTACCTTTCAAGTAagcgtggcgcagcagcagccgttcTTTTCGGGTGGAGTGCCGTTTGCTGGGGAAAATGCGTCGGAGGGTGCGGCGCAATTGGCATCGAAGCCGACGCCTTTGCCGGCGCCGTCGAAGAAGCCGGTGGACCCGTTCAAGGAATTGTACGATCGCTCTCACCTTGATTTGAATTAG